One genomic segment of Musa acuminata AAA Group cultivar baxijiao chromosome BXJ3-3, Cavendish_Baxijiao_AAA, whole genome shotgun sequence includes these proteins:
- the LOC135633627 gene encoding uncharacterized protein LOC135633627 isoform X2, with the protein MQSNCVESTRHSLKRKKKERAEKGGVGIRNRGTVGNAGTVMSPSLGPHPTTCAKTTSVRRKRTIALYQESAPVVVVLPLPIERITRRFLFPWTPPSTTMASLSLAGLLPATPSVSASRSFLFRPVPCKSPSACPLLQFPSPNSSPIRGRLFWRCASRRRLDGVSSEEEDVEEWDEEEDWEIEEEEEEEDDLSSLDLKSMEEEAIDAVRQYSQSLSTELGFEDEVSERKHASEKQKLKKSSSKHIPDHLLPRVTIVGRPNVGKSALFNRLVGGNRAIVVDEPGVTRDRLYGRSFWGDHEFMVVDTGGVMTFSRSQIDVMEELAITTTVGMDGIPLTVREAAVARMPSMIERQATAAVEEAAVLIFLVDGQAGLVAADMEIADWLRKNYSDKCVILAVNKCESPRKGLMQASEFWSLGFSPLPISAISGTGTGELLDLVCSELKAIEASDSNEEEENYIPSIAIVGRPNVGKSSILNALVGEDRTIVSPISGTTRDAIDTEITGPDGQKYRLIDTAGIRKRAAVASAGSTTEVLSVNRALRAICRSDVVALVIEAMACITEQAVCMCPCKSLQFKKYFSHYQGEVILEVGNMIPGHFFMETEWCALCFTLVYLIKKM; encoded by the exons ATGCAAAGCAATTGCGTCGAATCGACGCGGCATTCtcttaaaaggaaaaagaaggaaagagcgGAAAAAGGAGGCGTGGGAATCCGAAACCGCGGCACCGTCGGTAACGCCGGGACGGTAATGTCACCTTCACTCGGGCCGCATCCAACCACATGCGCGAAAACG ACTTCGGTGAGGCGAAAAAGGACAATAGCATTATATCAAGAGTCGGCGCCAGTCGTTGTTGTCCTCCCGCTTCCCATCGAGAGGATAACACGCCGCTTCCTCTTTCCTTGGACTCCCCCATCGACGACGATGGCGTCGCTTTCGCTCGCCGGTCTTCTTCCCGCGACTCCCTCGGTCTCTGCTTCTCGCTCGTTCCTTTTCCGTCCAGTCCCTTGCAAAAGCCCTTCGGCATGCCCCTTGCTGCAATTTCCTTCTCCGAATTCGAGCCCCATTCGCGGTAGACTCTTCTGGCGGTGCGCGTCCCGGCGGCGGCTCGACGGCGTGTCCAGCGAGGAAGAAGACGTGGAAGAATGGGACGAAGAGGAGGACTGGGaaatagaggaggaggaggaggaggaggatgatctCTCTTCTCTCGACCTCAAATCGATGGAGGAAGAGGCGATTGATGCTGTCAGACAGTACTCCCAATCTTTATCCACCGAATTGGGCTTCG AGGATGAGGTCAGTGAGAGGAAGCATGCAAGTGAGAAGCAGAAGTTAAAGAAGAGTTCTAGCAAACAT ATTCCAGACCATCTTCTTCCAAGAGTAACTATTGTTGGAAGACCAAATGTCGGTAAATCAGCATTATTCAATCGGCTTGTGGGG GGGAACAGGGCAATTGTTGTTGACGAACCGGGGGTTACCAGAGATCGTTTATATGGAAGATCCTTTTGGGGGGACCATGAGTTTATGGTAGTGGATACTGGTGGAGTTATGACCTTTTCCAGATCACAGATTGATGTTATGGAAGAACTTGCAATTACTACAACTGTTGGTATGGATGGGATTCCTCTTACTGTTAGGGAAGCAGCTGTTGCTAGGATGCCCTCCATGATTGAGAGACAGGCAACTGCTGCAGTGGAGGAAGCAGCTGTGTTAATATTTCTTGTTGATGGCCAG GCTGGCCTCGTAGCAGCTGATATGGAAATTGCTGACTGGTTGCGTAAAAATTACTCGGATAAGTGTGTTATCCTTGCCGTAAATAAATGTGAATCTCCACGCAAGGGACTGATGCAAGCATCAGAATTTTGGTCCTTAGG GTTTTCTCCTTTGCCAATATCAGCCATTTCCGGCACTGGAACTGGGGAGCTCCTTGATCTTGTCTGTTCAGAACTGAAAGCTATTGAG GCCTCAGACAgcaacgaagaagaagaaaactacATTCCTTCTATTGCTATTGTTGGTAGACCAAATGTTGGGAAAAGTAGCATATTAAATGCATTGGTCGGGGAGGATAGAACAATTGTTAGCCCAATCAGTGGGACAACCCGTGATGCTATAGATACTGAAATTACTGGACCAGATGGACAG AAGTACAGGCTCATTGACACTGCTGGCATCCGAAAAAGAGCAGCAGTAGCATCTGCTGGTAGCACTACTGAGGTATTATCAGTAAATCGGGCATTGCGAGCCATCTGTCGGTCAGATGTGGTAGCTCTTGTTATTGAAGCCATGGCTTGTATTACAGaacag GCAGTGTGTATGTGTCCATGCAAATCTTTGCAATTTAAGAAGTATTTCAGTCACTATCAAGGTGAAGTGATATTGGAAGTTGGCAATATGATCCCAGGTCACTTTTTCATGGAAACAGAGTGGTGTGCATTGTGCTTTACCTTGGTGTATCTCATTAAAAAAATGTGA
- the LOC103980072 gene encoding dehydration-responsive element-binding protein 2E-like: MHPSRAALSRYTYPAPHTLSAPHHSTPLHSIPALLSSSMDNHLRKAPLRSWKKGKGPARGKGGPQNASCQYRGVRQRTWGKWVAEIREPRKRTRLWLGSFPTAEEAALAYDEAARRLYGPDAYLNLPHLRAHGGKPPVRFEWFPSERDASVMPACGLLNLNAQHNIHAIHQRLQELNNPKPPPPPRCSSSSSALPPSSAVGAVEKPQIDLKEFLQQLGVLKPESKATREETDEMAIGLHPSDDFNWDTLLMEAGRWQLDDDVQQQQAGYPISIWDL, encoded by the coding sequence ATGCATCCATCGCGTGCAGCTCTCTCTCGTTATACGTATCCCGCGCCTCACACACTCTCCGCCCCACACCACTCCACTCCACTCCACTCGATCCccgctctcctctcctcctccatgGACAACCACCTCCGAAAGGCGCCCCTCCGGTCGTGGAAGAAGGGCAAGGGCCCCGCCCGCGGCAAAGGCGGCCCCCAGAACGCCTCCTGCCAATACCGCGGAGTCCGGCAGCGGACGTGGGGCAAGTGGGTGGCCGAGATCCGGGAGCCCAGGAAGCGGACCCGCCTCTGGCTCGGCTCCTTCCCCACCGCCGAGGAGGCGGCTTTGGCCTACGACGAGGCTGCCCGCCGCCTCTACGGCCCCGACGCCTACCTCAACCTTCCCCACCTCCGCGCCCACGGCGGCAAGCCACCCGTAAGGTTCGAGTGGTTTCCCTCCGAGAGGGACGCGTCCGTGATGCCCGCCTGCGGCCTCCTCAACCTCAACGCCCAGCACAACATCCACGCCATCCACCAGAGGCTTCAAGAGCTCAACAACCCCAAGCCGCCTCCGCCGCCTCGttgttcctcttcctcctccgccttGCCTCCGAGCTCCGCTGTCGGAGCGGTGGAGAAGCCTCAGATCGATCTCAAGGAGTTCCTCCAGCAGCTGGGAGTGCTGAAGCCGGAGAGCAAGGCGACGCGGGAGGAGACGGATGAAATGGCCATCGGATTGCACCCGAGCGACGACTTCAACTGGGACACGCTGTTGATGGAAGCCGGCAGGTGGCAGCTCGACGACGATGTGCAGCAGCAGCAAGCGGGCTATCCTATATCCATATGGGACCTCTGA
- the LOC135633627 gene encoding uncharacterized protein LOC135633627 isoform X1, with the protein MQSNCVESTRHSLKRKKKERAEKGGVGIRNRGTVGNAGTVMSPSLGPHPTTCAKTTSVRRKRTIALYQESAPVVVVLPLPIERITRRFLFPWTPPSTTMASLSLAGLLPATPSVSASRSFLFRPVPCKSPSACPLLQFPSPNSSPIRGRLFWRCASRRRLDGVSSEEEDVEEWDEEEDWEIEEEEEEEDDLSSLDLKSMEEEAIDAVRQYSQSLSTELGFEDEVSERKHASEKQKLKKSSSKHIPDHLLPRVTIVGRPNVGKSALFNRLVGGNRAIVVDEPGVTRDRLYGRSFWGDHEFMVVDTGGVMTFSRSQIDVMEELAITTTVGMDGIPLTVREAAVARMPSMIERQATAAVEEAAVLIFLVDGQAGLVAADMEIADWLRKNYSDKCVILAVNKCESPRKGLMQASEFWSLGFSPLPISAISGTGTGELLDLVCSELKAIEASDSNEEEENYIPSIAIVGRPNVGKSSILNALVGEDRTIVSPISGTTRDAIDTEITGPDGQKYRLIDTAGIRKRAAVASAGSTTEVLSVNRALRAICRSDVVALVIEAMACITEQDVRIAERIEKEGKGCVIVVNKWDTIPNKNQQTTTYYDQDVREKVRFLDWAPIVYSTTISGHSVDKIIADVGMVEKERSRRLGTSILNQVVQEALAFKPPPRTRGGKRGRVYYSTQAAIRPPTFVFFVNDAKLFPETYRRYMEKQLRKDAGFPGTPIRLLWRSRRRGDKGKAGDTNPSTSSAADKFAAVA; encoded by the exons ATGCAAAGCAATTGCGTCGAATCGACGCGGCATTCtcttaaaaggaaaaagaaggaaagagcgGAAAAAGGAGGCGTGGGAATCCGAAACCGCGGCACCGTCGGTAACGCCGGGACGGTAATGTCACCTTCACTCGGGCCGCATCCAACCACATGCGCGAAAACG ACTTCGGTGAGGCGAAAAAGGACAATAGCATTATATCAAGAGTCGGCGCCAGTCGTTGTTGTCCTCCCGCTTCCCATCGAGAGGATAACACGCCGCTTCCTCTTTCCTTGGACTCCCCCATCGACGACGATGGCGTCGCTTTCGCTCGCCGGTCTTCTTCCCGCGACTCCCTCGGTCTCTGCTTCTCGCTCGTTCCTTTTCCGTCCAGTCCCTTGCAAAAGCCCTTCGGCATGCCCCTTGCTGCAATTTCCTTCTCCGAATTCGAGCCCCATTCGCGGTAGACTCTTCTGGCGGTGCGCGTCCCGGCGGCGGCTCGACGGCGTGTCCAGCGAGGAAGAAGACGTGGAAGAATGGGACGAAGAGGAGGACTGGGaaatagaggaggaggaggaggaggaggatgatctCTCTTCTCTCGACCTCAAATCGATGGAGGAAGAGGCGATTGATGCTGTCAGACAGTACTCCCAATCTTTATCCACCGAATTGGGCTTCG AGGATGAGGTCAGTGAGAGGAAGCATGCAAGTGAGAAGCAGAAGTTAAAGAAGAGTTCTAGCAAACAT ATTCCAGACCATCTTCTTCCAAGAGTAACTATTGTTGGAAGACCAAATGTCGGTAAATCAGCATTATTCAATCGGCTTGTGGGG GGGAACAGGGCAATTGTTGTTGACGAACCGGGGGTTACCAGAGATCGTTTATATGGAAGATCCTTTTGGGGGGACCATGAGTTTATGGTAGTGGATACTGGTGGAGTTATGACCTTTTCCAGATCACAGATTGATGTTATGGAAGAACTTGCAATTACTACAACTGTTGGTATGGATGGGATTCCTCTTACTGTTAGGGAAGCAGCTGTTGCTAGGATGCCCTCCATGATTGAGAGACAGGCAACTGCTGCAGTGGAGGAAGCAGCTGTGTTAATATTTCTTGTTGATGGCCAG GCTGGCCTCGTAGCAGCTGATATGGAAATTGCTGACTGGTTGCGTAAAAATTACTCGGATAAGTGTGTTATCCTTGCCGTAAATAAATGTGAATCTCCACGCAAGGGACTGATGCAAGCATCAGAATTTTGGTCCTTAGG GTTTTCTCCTTTGCCAATATCAGCCATTTCCGGCACTGGAACTGGGGAGCTCCTTGATCTTGTCTGTTCAGAACTGAAAGCTATTGAG GCCTCAGACAgcaacgaagaagaagaaaactacATTCCTTCTATTGCTATTGTTGGTAGACCAAATGTTGGGAAAAGTAGCATATTAAATGCATTGGTCGGGGAGGATAGAACAATTGTTAGCCCAATCAGTGGGACAACCCGTGATGCTATAGATACTGAAATTACTGGACCAGATGGACAG AAGTACAGGCTCATTGACACTGCTGGCATCCGAAAAAGAGCAGCAGTAGCATCTGCTGGTAGCACTACTGAGGTATTATCAGTAAATCGGGCATTGCGAGCCATCTGTCGGTCAGATGTGGTAGCTCTTGTTATTGAAGCCATGGCTTGTATTACAGaacag GATGTCAGGATTGCTGAAAGAATTGAGAAAGAAGGAAAAGGTTGTGTCATTGTTGTAAACAAATGGGACACAATACCAAACAAGAATCAACAGACAACAACATACTATGACCAAGATGTAAGGGAAAAGGTCCGATTTCTTGATTGGGCACCAATTGTCTATTCGACCACAATTAGCGGCCACAGTGTGGATAA GATAATTGCTGATGTTGGCATGGTTGAAAAGGAGCGATCTAGAAGGTTAGGTACCTCAATCCTTAATCAGGTGGTGCAGGAAGCTCTGGCCTTCAAACCACCCCCAAGAACAAGAGGTGGCAAACGAGGGCGTGTTTACTACAGCACTCAG GCTGCTATACGACCGCCTACCTTTGTTTTCTTCGTCAATGATGCAAAGCTTTTTCCAGAAACCTACCGGCGCTACATGGAAAAACAGCTAAGGAAGGATGCAGGTTTTCCTGGTACGCCTATTCGACTTTTATGGCGCAGCAGAAGGAGAGGGGATAAAG GTAAGGCTGGAGACACCAACCCATCGACTTCGAGTGCTGCTGATAAATTTGCGGCTGTAGCGTGA
- the LOC135633627 gene encoding uncharacterized protein LOC135633627 isoform X3: MMISQIPDHLLPRVTIVGRPNVGKSALFNRLVGGNRAIVVDEPGVTRDRLYGRSFWGDHEFMVVDTGGVMTFSRSQIDVMEELAITTTVGMDGIPLTVREAAVARMPSMIERQATAAVEEAAVLIFLVDGQAGLVAADMEIADWLRKNYSDKCVILAVNKCESPRKGLMQASEFWSLGFSPLPISAISGTGTGELLDLVCSELKAIEASDSNEEEENYIPSIAIVGRPNVGKSSILNALVGEDRTIVSPISGTTRDAIDTEITGPDGQKYRLIDTAGIRKRAAVASAGSTTEVLSVNRALRAICRSDVVALVIEAMACITEQDVRIAERIEKEGKGCVIVVNKWDTIPNKNQQTTTYYDQDVREKVRFLDWAPIVYSTTISGHSVDKIIADVGMVEKERSRRLGTSILNQVVQEALAFKPPPRTRGGKRGRVYYSTQAAIRPPTFVFFVNDAKLFPETYRRYMEKQLRKDAGFPGTPIRLLWRSRRRGDKGKAGDTNPSTSSAADKFAAVA, translated from the exons ATGATGATAAGTCAG ATTCCAGACCATCTTCTTCCAAGAGTAACTATTGTTGGAAGACCAAATGTCGGTAAATCAGCATTATTCAATCGGCTTGTGGGG GGGAACAGGGCAATTGTTGTTGACGAACCGGGGGTTACCAGAGATCGTTTATATGGAAGATCCTTTTGGGGGGACCATGAGTTTATGGTAGTGGATACTGGTGGAGTTATGACCTTTTCCAGATCACAGATTGATGTTATGGAAGAACTTGCAATTACTACAACTGTTGGTATGGATGGGATTCCTCTTACTGTTAGGGAAGCAGCTGTTGCTAGGATGCCCTCCATGATTGAGAGACAGGCAACTGCTGCAGTGGAGGAAGCAGCTGTGTTAATATTTCTTGTTGATGGCCAG GCTGGCCTCGTAGCAGCTGATATGGAAATTGCTGACTGGTTGCGTAAAAATTACTCGGATAAGTGTGTTATCCTTGCCGTAAATAAATGTGAATCTCCACGCAAGGGACTGATGCAAGCATCAGAATTTTGGTCCTTAGG GTTTTCTCCTTTGCCAATATCAGCCATTTCCGGCACTGGAACTGGGGAGCTCCTTGATCTTGTCTGTTCAGAACTGAAAGCTATTGAG GCCTCAGACAgcaacgaagaagaagaaaactacATTCCTTCTATTGCTATTGTTGGTAGACCAAATGTTGGGAAAAGTAGCATATTAAATGCATTGGTCGGGGAGGATAGAACAATTGTTAGCCCAATCAGTGGGACAACCCGTGATGCTATAGATACTGAAATTACTGGACCAGATGGACAG AAGTACAGGCTCATTGACACTGCTGGCATCCGAAAAAGAGCAGCAGTAGCATCTGCTGGTAGCACTACTGAGGTATTATCAGTAAATCGGGCATTGCGAGCCATCTGTCGGTCAGATGTGGTAGCTCTTGTTATTGAAGCCATGGCTTGTATTACAGaacag GATGTCAGGATTGCTGAAAGAATTGAGAAAGAAGGAAAAGGTTGTGTCATTGTTGTAAACAAATGGGACACAATACCAAACAAGAATCAACAGACAACAACATACTATGACCAAGATGTAAGGGAAAAGGTCCGATTTCTTGATTGGGCACCAATTGTCTATTCGACCACAATTAGCGGCCACAGTGTGGATAA GATAATTGCTGATGTTGGCATGGTTGAAAAGGAGCGATCTAGAAGGTTAGGTACCTCAATCCTTAATCAGGTGGTGCAGGAAGCTCTGGCCTTCAAACCACCCCCAAGAACAAGAGGTGGCAAACGAGGGCGTGTTTACTACAGCACTCAG GCTGCTATACGACCGCCTACCTTTGTTTTCTTCGTCAATGATGCAAAGCTTTTTCCAGAAACCTACCGGCGCTACATGGAAAAACAGCTAAGGAAGGATGCAGGTTTTCCTGGTACGCCTATTCGACTTTTATGGCGCAGCAGAAGGAGAGGGGATAAAG GTAAGGCTGGAGACACCAACCCATCGACTTCGAGTGCTGCTGATAAATTTGCGGCTGTAGCGTGA
- the LOC135633627 gene encoding uncharacterized protein LOC135633627 isoform X4 codes for MSIPDHLLPRVTIVGRPNVGKSALFNRLVGGNRAIVVDEPGVTRDRLYGRSFWGDHEFMVVDTGGVMTFSRSQIDVMEELAITTTVGMDGIPLTVREAAVARMPSMIERQATAAVEEAAVLIFLVDGQAGLVAADMEIADWLRKNYSDKCVILAVNKCESPRKGLMQASEFWSLGFSPLPISAISGTGTGELLDLVCSELKAIEASDSNEEEENYIPSIAIVGRPNVGKSSILNALVGEDRTIVSPISGTTRDAIDTEITGPDGQKYRLIDTAGIRKRAAVASAGSTTEVLSVNRALRAICRSDVVALVIEAMACITEQDVRIAERIEKEGKGCVIVVNKWDTIPNKNQQTTTYYDQDVREKVRFLDWAPIVYSTTISGHSVDKIIADVGMVEKERSRRLGTSILNQVVQEALAFKPPPRTRGGKRGRVYYSTQAAIRPPTFVFFVNDAKLFPETYRRYMEKQLRKDAGFPGTPIRLLWRSRRRGDKGKAGDTNPSTSSAADKFAAVA; via the exons ATGTCA ATTCCAGACCATCTTCTTCCAAGAGTAACTATTGTTGGAAGACCAAATGTCGGTAAATCAGCATTATTCAATCGGCTTGTGGGG GGGAACAGGGCAATTGTTGTTGACGAACCGGGGGTTACCAGAGATCGTTTATATGGAAGATCCTTTTGGGGGGACCATGAGTTTATGGTAGTGGATACTGGTGGAGTTATGACCTTTTCCAGATCACAGATTGATGTTATGGAAGAACTTGCAATTACTACAACTGTTGGTATGGATGGGATTCCTCTTACTGTTAGGGAAGCAGCTGTTGCTAGGATGCCCTCCATGATTGAGAGACAGGCAACTGCTGCAGTGGAGGAAGCAGCTGTGTTAATATTTCTTGTTGATGGCCAG GCTGGCCTCGTAGCAGCTGATATGGAAATTGCTGACTGGTTGCGTAAAAATTACTCGGATAAGTGTGTTATCCTTGCCGTAAATAAATGTGAATCTCCACGCAAGGGACTGATGCAAGCATCAGAATTTTGGTCCTTAGG GTTTTCTCCTTTGCCAATATCAGCCATTTCCGGCACTGGAACTGGGGAGCTCCTTGATCTTGTCTGTTCAGAACTGAAAGCTATTGAG GCCTCAGACAgcaacgaagaagaagaaaactacATTCCTTCTATTGCTATTGTTGGTAGACCAAATGTTGGGAAAAGTAGCATATTAAATGCATTGGTCGGGGAGGATAGAACAATTGTTAGCCCAATCAGTGGGACAACCCGTGATGCTATAGATACTGAAATTACTGGACCAGATGGACAG AAGTACAGGCTCATTGACACTGCTGGCATCCGAAAAAGAGCAGCAGTAGCATCTGCTGGTAGCACTACTGAGGTATTATCAGTAAATCGGGCATTGCGAGCCATCTGTCGGTCAGATGTGGTAGCTCTTGTTATTGAAGCCATGGCTTGTATTACAGaacag GATGTCAGGATTGCTGAAAGAATTGAGAAAGAAGGAAAAGGTTGTGTCATTGTTGTAAACAAATGGGACACAATACCAAACAAGAATCAACAGACAACAACATACTATGACCAAGATGTAAGGGAAAAGGTCCGATTTCTTGATTGGGCACCAATTGTCTATTCGACCACAATTAGCGGCCACAGTGTGGATAA GATAATTGCTGATGTTGGCATGGTTGAAAAGGAGCGATCTAGAAGGTTAGGTACCTCAATCCTTAATCAGGTGGTGCAGGAAGCTCTGGCCTTCAAACCACCCCCAAGAACAAGAGGTGGCAAACGAGGGCGTGTTTACTACAGCACTCAG GCTGCTATACGACCGCCTACCTTTGTTTTCTTCGTCAATGATGCAAAGCTTTTTCCAGAAACCTACCGGCGCTACATGGAAAAACAGCTAAGGAAGGATGCAGGTTTTCCTGGTACGCCTATTCGACTTTTATGGCGCAGCAGAAGGAGAGGGGATAAAG GTAAGGCTGGAGACACCAACCCATCGACTTCGAGTGCTGCTGATAAATTTGCGGCTGTAGCGTGA
- the LOC135633627 gene encoding uncharacterized protein LOC135633627 isoform X5 produces MLSDSTPNLYPPNWASIPDHLLPRVTIVGRPNVGKSALFNRLVGGNRAIVVDEPGVTRDRLYGRSFWGDHEFMVVDTGGVMTFSRSQIDVMEELAITTTVGMDGIPLTVREAAVARMPSMIERQATAAVEEAAVLIFLVDGQAGLVAADMEIADWLRKNYSDKCVILAVNKCESPRKGLMQASEFWSLGFSPLPISAISGTGTGELLDLVCSELKAIEASDSNEEEENYIPSIAIVGRPNVGKSSILNALVGEDRTIVSPISGTTRDAIDTEITGPDGQKYRLIDTAGIRKRAAVASAGSTTEVLSVNRALRAICRSDVVALVIEAMACITEQDVRIAERIEKEGKGCVIVVNKWDTIPNKNQQTTTYYDQDVREKVRFLDWAPIVYSTTISGHSVDKIIADVGMVEKERSRRLGTSILNQVVQEALAFKPPPRTRGGKRGRVYYSTQAAIRPPTFVFFVNDAKLFPETYRRYMEKQLRKDAGFPGTPIRLLWRSRRRGDKGKAGDTNPSTSSAADKFAAVA; encoded by the exons ATGCTGTCAGACAGTACTCCCAATCTTTATCCACCGAATTGGGCTTCG ATTCCAGACCATCTTCTTCCAAGAGTAACTATTGTTGGAAGACCAAATGTCGGTAAATCAGCATTATTCAATCGGCTTGTGGGG GGGAACAGGGCAATTGTTGTTGACGAACCGGGGGTTACCAGAGATCGTTTATATGGAAGATCCTTTTGGGGGGACCATGAGTTTATGGTAGTGGATACTGGTGGAGTTATGACCTTTTCCAGATCACAGATTGATGTTATGGAAGAACTTGCAATTACTACAACTGTTGGTATGGATGGGATTCCTCTTACTGTTAGGGAAGCAGCTGTTGCTAGGATGCCCTCCATGATTGAGAGACAGGCAACTGCTGCAGTGGAGGAAGCAGCTGTGTTAATATTTCTTGTTGATGGCCAG GCTGGCCTCGTAGCAGCTGATATGGAAATTGCTGACTGGTTGCGTAAAAATTACTCGGATAAGTGTGTTATCCTTGCCGTAAATAAATGTGAATCTCCACGCAAGGGACTGATGCAAGCATCAGAATTTTGGTCCTTAGG GTTTTCTCCTTTGCCAATATCAGCCATTTCCGGCACTGGAACTGGGGAGCTCCTTGATCTTGTCTGTTCAGAACTGAAAGCTATTGAG GCCTCAGACAgcaacgaagaagaagaaaactacATTCCTTCTATTGCTATTGTTGGTAGACCAAATGTTGGGAAAAGTAGCATATTAAATGCATTGGTCGGGGAGGATAGAACAATTGTTAGCCCAATCAGTGGGACAACCCGTGATGCTATAGATACTGAAATTACTGGACCAGATGGACAG AAGTACAGGCTCATTGACACTGCTGGCATCCGAAAAAGAGCAGCAGTAGCATCTGCTGGTAGCACTACTGAGGTATTATCAGTAAATCGGGCATTGCGAGCCATCTGTCGGTCAGATGTGGTAGCTCTTGTTATTGAAGCCATGGCTTGTATTACAGaacag GATGTCAGGATTGCTGAAAGAATTGAGAAAGAAGGAAAAGGTTGTGTCATTGTTGTAAACAAATGGGACACAATACCAAACAAGAATCAACAGACAACAACATACTATGACCAAGATGTAAGGGAAAAGGTCCGATTTCTTGATTGGGCACCAATTGTCTATTCGACCACAATTAGCGGCCACAGTGTGGATAA GATAATTGCTGATGTTGGCATGGTTGAAAAGGAGCGATCTAGAAGGTTAGGTACCTCAATCCTTAATCAGGTGGTGCAGGAAGCTCTGGCCTTCAAACCACCCCCAAGAACAAGAGGTGGCAAACGAGGGCGTGTTTACTACAGCACTCAG GCTGCTATACGACCGCCTACCTTTGTTTTCTTCGTCAATGATGCAAAGCTTTTTCCAGAAACCTACCGGCGCTACATGGAAAAACAGCTAAGGAAGGATGCAGGTTTTCCTGGTACGCCTATTCGACTTTTATGGCGCAGCAGAAGGAGAGGGGATAAAG GTAAGGCTGGAGACACCAACCCATCGACTTCGAGTGCTGCTGATAAATTTGCGGCTGTAGCGTGA
- the LOC135633631 gene encoding cysteine proteinase inhibitor 1-like encodes MPRRFDAIALHARPISILRSVTSRLEQSAELRRAPAPTMRSPRRPCFLALPVLLLVLLGAVLPAPAAASSGKALGGWTPIKDVNDPHVQEIAQFAVSEHNKQANSALALGKVAKGETQVVSGTNYRLVLSASDGSGSSAKYEAVVWEKPWEKFRQLTSFKKLVNS; translated from the exons ATGCCGCGTCGATTCGACGCAATTGCTTTGCATGCCCGCCCCATTTCCATATTGCGCTCCGTCACCAGTAG ACTCGAACAAAGCGCCGAACTCCGACGTGCACCGGCGCCCACCATGAGATCCCCTCGTCGTCCTTGCTTTCTCGCCCTCCctgtcctcctcctcgtcctcctcggcGCCGTCCTGCCCGCTCCCGCCGCCGCGTCTTCTGGCAAGGCTCTCGGCGGCTGGACGCCGATCAAGGACGTCAACGACCCCCACGTTCAAGAGATCGCCCAGTTCGCCGTCTCCGAGCACAACAAGCAGGCGAACTCCGCCCTCGCCCTTGGCAAGGTGGCGAAGGGCGAGACCCAGGTGGTGTCGGGGACGAACTACCGCCTCGTGCTGAGCGCGAGCGACGGGAGCGGCTCGTCGGCGAAGTATGAGGCTGTGGTGTGGGAGAAGCCGTGGGAGAAGTTCCGGCAGCTCACCTCCTTCAAGAAGCTGGTCAACAGCTAA